A region from the Halobacillus mangrovi genome encodes:
- the sigF gene encoding RNA polymerase sporulation sigma factor SigF: protein MSDTTKERLTDKDVKELIRKSQAGDQEARDYLVEKNTRLVWSVVQRYLRRGYDQDDLYQIGCIGLLKSIDKFDLSYDVRFSTYAVPMIIGEIQRFIRDDGSVKVSRSLKELNHKVRGKKEELMKKLGRSPTVNELAEELDLTREEIVQAEEVGRSPQSIYETVYENEGDPITLVDQIAEEDNNWFDQITLQDVMSKLDKRERLIIYLRYYKDQTQTEVAERLGISQVQVSRLEKKILADMKQTMNDSS, encoded by the coding sequence ATGAGTGATACAACAAAGGAACGACTAACAGATAAGGACGTCAAAGAACTGATTAGAAAAAGTCAGGCTGGTGATCAGGAAGCGAGAGATTATTTAGTAGAAAAAAATACACGTCTCGTTTGGTCAGTCGTACAGCGTTATTTGAGAAGAGGCTATGATCAGGATGACTTGTATCAAATTGGATGCATAGGATTACTGAAGTCAATAGATAAATTCGACTTAAGTTATGACGTGCGTTTTTCAACGTATGCCGTACCTATGATCATTGGTGAAATTCAGCGCTTCATAAGAGATGATGGCAGTGTAAAAGTCAGCAGAAGCTTAAAAGAACTCAATCACAAAGTGCGTGGAAAAAAAGAAGAATTGATGAAAAAGCTGGGGCGCTCACCGACGGTAAATGAGTTAGCGGAGGAGCTTGATCTGACAAGAGAAGAAATCGTCCAAGCGGAGGAAGTTGGACGAAGTCCTCAATCGATATATGAAACAGTCTACGAAAATGAAGGCGACCCTATTACATTAGTTGATCAGATTGCTGAAGAAGACAACAATTGGTTTGATCAGATCACCTTGCAGGATGTAATGAGCAAGCTGGACAAAAGAGAACGACTGATCATCTATTTAAGATACTACAAAGATCAGACTCAAACAGAAGTAGCAGAGCGATTAGGTATATCACAGGTTCAAGTTTCCCGCCTTGAGAAAAAAATATTAGCAGACATGAAGCAAACCATGAACGACTCGAGTTAA
- the spoIIAA gene encoding anti-sigma F factor antagonist produces the protein MSLHSEFVTRENVLIVRLQGELDHHEASKLREEWQSHLKRSHVDHVIVNLEKLTFMDSSGLGVMLGRYKEVQALGNEMIICSISPEVKRLFDLSGMFKIVRLVDNESFALEMLGVASCEMK, from the coding sequence TTGAGTCTTCATTCAGAATTTGTAACTAGAGAAAATGTATTGATCGTCAGGCTTCAAGGGGAACTTGATCACCATGAGGCTAGCAAACTTCGGGAAGAATGGCAGTCACATTTAAAAAGAAGCCATGTAGATCACGTCATTGTCAATTTAGAAAAGCTAACGTTTATGGATAGTTCAGGACTGGGCGTCATGTTAGGAAGATATAAAGAGGTACAGGCTTTAGGAAATGAAATGATTATTTGTTCCATTTCTCCTGAAGTGAAACGTCTATTTGATCTATCAGGAATGTTCAAAATCGTAAGGCTTGTCGACAATGAATCCTTTGCTTTAGAAATGCTGGGGGTGGCTTCATGCGAAATGAAATGA
- the spoIIAB gene encoding anti-sigma F factor codes for MRNEMTLEFLSVSENESLARVSVAAFISQINPTMEELTDIKTVVSEAVTNAIIHGYEDRKDQKVMLYCSIEDEQIEIVIKDEGHGIENVDVAREPLYTSKPEWERSGMGFTIMENFMDKVDIQSEPGAGTTVRMTKQLTSTRALCN; via the coding sequence ATGCGAAATGAAATGACGCTTGAATTTTTAAGTGTGAGTGAAAACGAATCATTGGCCAGGGTGTCAGTTGCTGCTTTTATCAGCCAGATCAATCCTACGATGGAAGAGTTGACAGATATTAAGACGGTTGTATCTGAAGCCGTCACGAATGCGATCATACATGGTTATGAAGATCGTAAAGATCAGAAAGTCATGCTCTATTGTTCCATCGAAGATGAGCAAATTGAGATCGTGATTAAAGACGAAGGACATGGTATTGAGAATGTTGATGTGGCTAGAGAACCATTGTACACTTCAAAACCTGAGTGGGAACGTTCAGGGATGGGCTTTACAATTATGGAAAATTTCATGGATAAGGTGGATATTCAATCAGAGCCTGGGGCCGGTACAACGGTTCGTATGACGAAGCAGTTAACGTCAACCCGCGCCTTGTGCAATTGA
- a CDS encoding D-alanyl-D-alanine carboxypeptidase family protein, translating into MRKFIGLTLALTLTFTLFQPLQSFAEEKGSSELVRSAKTAILMEKNSGMTLYEKDSNKKLPPASMTKVMTLLLIMEALEKENLKLDEMVRISEHAASMGGSQIFLEAGEEMAVKDLLKGVAVASGNDASVALAERIAGTEKAFVEQMNEKAKSLGLKNTHFENPTGLPADGHYSTAHDMAVMARELLLHDAITEYTKIYDDYLRKGQENEFWLVNTNKLIKTYPGMDGLKTGFTSEAKYCLTASAKRDDMHMIAVVMGAETPKDRNADVTSLLDYGFGQYEGVKLHSKGDTLKTIKITRGNPGDVKLSPEKDVVILKKKSQKEVQYETELKVANSKELPMDKGTHMGWVIIKNNEGEVAKVRLETSGKVNKAGFFELWQRSWRNLTSGQKF; encoded by the coding sequence ATGCGAAAATTCATCGGTTTAACGCTTGCTTTAACTTTAACTTTTACATTATTTCAGCCTTTACAAAGTTTTGCGGAGGAGAAAGGTTCCTCTGAGCTAGTCCGTTCTGCTAAAACAGCAATTTTGATGGAGAAAAATAGTGGCATGACTCTATATGAGAAAGATTCAAATAAGAAATTACCACCAGCTAGTATGACAAAAGTCATGACACTTCTATTAATTATGGAAGCACTTGAAAAAGAAAATTTAAAATTGGATGAGATGGTACGGATAAGTGAACATGCAGCCTCGATGGGTGGATCACAAATTTTTCTTGAAGCCGGAGAAGAGATGGCAGTTAAGGACTTGTTAAAAGGAGTAGCAGTTGCTTCTGGGAATGATGCAAGTGTAGCTTTAGCCGAGAGAATCGCAGGTACAGAAAAAGCATTTGTAGAACAAATGAATGAAAAAGCTAAATCTTTAGGTTTGAAGAATACTCATTTTGAAAATCCGACTGGACTACCTGCAGATGGACATTATAGTACAGCTCACGATATGGCTGTAATGGCACGGGAATTGCTCTTGCACGATGCTATAACAGAGTATACGAAGATTTATGATGATTACTTAAGAAAAGGCCAGGAAAACGAATTTTGGCTTGTTAATACTAATAAATTAATTAAGACTTACCCTGGCATGGACGGTCTGAAAACCGGGTTCACTTCTGAAGCAAAATATTGTCTGACTGCATCAGCCAAGCGTGATGATATGCATATGATTGCTGTTGTAATGGGAGCAGAGACTCCTAAAGATAGAAATGCGGATGTTACAAGCTTGCTGGACTACGGTTTTGGTCAATATGAAGGGGTTAAGCTCCATTCAAAAGGTGATACGTTGAAGACCATTAAAATCACTCGTGGTAACCCTGGGGATGTAAAACTTTCACCGGAAAAAGATGTTGTCATTTTGAAGAAGAAAAGCCAGAAAGAAGTTCAGTACGAAACTGAGTTGAAGGTTGCAAATTCCAAAGAACTTCCTATGGATAAAGGTACTCATATGGGCTGGGTGATCATTAAAAATAATGAAGGAGAAGTAGCGAAAGTTCGCCTGGAAACATCAGGGAAGGTGAATAAAGCAGGCTTCTTTGAACTATGGCAGCGCTCATGGAGGAATTTGACGAGTGGTCAGAAGTTTTAG